The genomic window CAATTTTCAGTGCTCATCCAGAGGTGTATGCATGAACTGTGACACCTTGTCTACAAAATATGCCAGTTCTAGGCGAGTGACAGTAAGATACTGTAGCAATAGGATTAGTCAGTTGTCATCTTAAGAGCCACACAAACTAAAACAGATTAACTAACAGATTAATTAGTCAATGCTAAATGTAAACTAACTAATGTAAGCTAACTAACTAAGTTAAAACCTAATGTAACTAACTCACAGTAATACTTAACTGACTAACTTACTCTATCATGTGAAATATCCACTTCCCTTAAGAAAGTCATTTACAGTTAATTTGATTTATTAAATATAACTCGTAGAGTAGATCAATAGGCATAGGCGAACATTAACATGTTTATTCATCTATCATTTTTTTTAGTAAATCgatagaaaaagataaataagttattatatttttaataaaataaaaatttataaaggtaattttaaaaaaattagaccGTTATTAGCTTCTTTATGTACAATATATGTTTTATTTGTATACTGTTATCGAGTAGATTGTCCAATGCAATGAGCTTTTCACCAAAACCTAATAAATAAGCAAGCACAGGGAAAGAACAATTAAGTTCTAGATCCCCACGCTTTACCCCTCTAATCTTTACTGAAGTTAAGCCTCTCCTCAACGTTTTCTCACTCAATAATTGGATATCACTAATGTCAAGGTTGAGACTTATTATTAATTTGGCTTAGCTTTAAATAAGTTGTTGGTTTTTATAAAGTCTTTTTTGGTCTTTGTANNNNNNNNNNNNNNNNNNNNNNNNNNNNNNNNNNNNNNNNNNNNNNNNNNNNNNNNNNNNNNNNNNNNNNNNNNNNNNNNNNNNNNNNNNNNNNNNNNNNNNNNNNNNNNNNNNNNNNNNNNNNNNNNNNNNNNNNNNNNNNNNNNNNNNNNNNNNNNNNNNNNNNNNNNNNNNNNNNNNNNNNNNNNNNNNNNNNNNNNNNNNNNNNNNNNNNNNNNNNNNNNNNNNNNNNNNNNNNNNNNNNNNNNNNNNNNNNNNNNNNNNNNNNNNNNNNNNNNNNNNNNNNNNNNNNNNNNNNNNNNNNNNNNNNNNNNNNNNNNNNNNNNNNNNNNNNNNNNNNNNNNNNNNNNNNNNNNNNNNNNNNNNNNNNNNNNNNNNNNNNNNNNNNNNNNNNNNNNNNNNNNNNNNNNNNNNNNNNNNNNNNNNNNNNNNNNNNNNNNNNNNNNNNNNNNNNNNNNNNNNNNNNNNNNNNNNNNNNNNNNNNNNNNNNNNNNNNNNNNNNNNNNNNNNNNNNNNNNNNNNNNNNNNNNNNNNNNNNNNNNNNNNNNNNNNNNNNNNNNNNNNNNNTCAAAACTCTTTTATATATGAgagtattatttatatttttgttcTAATTTTCTTATTTGTACTTAAGTTTTTGTAATTCTGTTTGTAATATATTTTGTTGGTGTTCCATTCTGATAATTTtgtctatattttattttagtaattttgtctgcgctttattttaattttcgataAATTTATCTGTCTCATTCCAACAGTTTTATCTGTATTCTATTTCAGTAGTTTACTCTATTTTTGTCTGTATTTCGTTTTAGTATGTAGTTTGCTCTATTTCAATAATTctatttgtgttttattttgaCAATTTCTtcaaatacattttttttaacttaattAAGCTTATTAaataaattacttttatttttatttatcaaatatagttattataattaaaaaaNNNNNNNNNNNNNtattatttatatatatatttttaatttttccgtTTGCACTTAAGTTGTAAATATATGTGCAATATATTTTTCTGGCACTTCATTTTGATAATTTCATCTGCATTTTATTTTAGCAGTTTTGTCTATGTTTTATTTCGTTTCAGTAGTTCGCTCCATTTCAATAATTCTATCTATCTTCTGTTTTGACATTCCATTTTATAATTTTTGTACATCTCGTTCCAGTATTTTATATTGTTTTAGCAATTCTGTTTGTGTTTTATTTCAACAATTTCTTCAAATACATTTTTTTAACTTAATTAAGCTTATTAAATAAATTacctttattttgatttattaaatattgtggttattattaaaataaaaaagtaccgTTAGAAAACCAACTTTAATAAAgtatttttaaaagttaaaattttaCCAAATCTAGCTAAAAGATCGAAAGCCCACTACTCTTTGGCTTATTATATGGCCTATCGTCTATATCCGTACATGTTTCACAAAGAAATGGTGCTGGGAAAAATATAATAGAGACCAAGGGGATATTCCaaatttatgtattgatttggCGACACCAAGAAGCAAAAGGTACCAAGGCCAATCCAATTTCATAGGTCTTTGCAAACAACGCACTCTAAATTTGTTTGTCATAGATATCCTCCTTGCTATCATATTATGAAATTACttatttgaaaaatttaaattaGATCGGTAAAGACATTATATATCCAACAATATTAACCCTGTTTGTTACCGTGATAAATGGTGTATGTCAGTTTATGTGTGGGGGTGAAAGTGAAACATCTGCAAAATGGATACTCTAGAAGGCGATAACAAAAGTAATAATGTAAAGATGACAACACTTGTAATAAGAAGATAAACTCATACATTATCCATACAAACGAAAGTTGACGCGCGTGGCTTTAACATTACGAAATAAAAACTTAGACCGTGGACAATACTTGTCCTATTATTTCCATATCTTACATGCATGAAAGGTAGATTTGTGATATAGAGACGATTATTCTTCCATATCATATCATGAAGCGTCCAAGTTTAAGGTAGTGGGGTGAAGTGTACAACAAGGTTGAGGTGAAGGACCAAGATTGAAGCTCATGAGATTGGTATTGTTGTCCCGAAGCAGCTGAGAATCCAACCCTACCCCATTCTGGAAGATAGTCCCTCAAGTCAACGTTATAAGATACCTGATAACTTTGACCATCAGGGTAGCTAGCAGTCACTTGTAGGTTTTTAGAGTTAGCATCATAGCTTACGAGAACATTTAGGGTTTGGCCATTTCTCCTCTCCCACTTGGTGGTTGCAGCGGATTTAATAGAGTTCACATCAATTCCGATGTGTTGGTAATTGGGGTCCCAACCATTGGAGTCTTGAGCATAGAAGGTGTCAAATTCAACGGCGAGAACTTGGTTGGCCGAAGGGTTCTGGGCAGTTGAAGGGTCAAAGAGCCCTAAGGTCCCTCCGGCCGAGTTGTTTGGAATTTCGCTATCTGGTGCCGCGATGAAGAAGGCTATGCCATCGGCACCATTGTCAATAGGCGAGTTGATAACGAAGCTGAACTGTGCTTGGAAGTTTGTGAGCCGGTTCGTGCTCTTCTCCCAGAGGCGCACCTGGGTCGAGTGCAAGACTCGACCCACAGTACTCTTTGCAGGGGTTCCGTTATCGTCTACCTTGGTCAGTTGGATTCCCTTGCTTGCTGAGAACGTTGCATCACCTTGCAAGATTAGGTTTCTTTCATCGTCTTGTTCAAAGTTGTTGTAGCTGAAGGAAAGGGAATCTAGTGAATGGGCTTTGTTTAGGAGCAAAAGGAAGATGGTTGCTATGGAAAGAAGAGGGAGGATTTTCTTGGAGATAGCCATGGTGATGATTAATTAGATGAGTGTGTAGGCTCACTCCTTTGGTTTGTGTTGTGTGAAGAATGGTTTGAGGCTTATGCCTATTTATACTTTCAAAATATTATTtggtttttttaatatttttctacGTTATCTTCTTGTCCGCTATTTTAAATTTCCAATCTATACTTTTGTCTCAACCCCAAGTGTTATCCATATATCAATAGTATCATATTATATATGGCTCTAACTTCCAAGAGAAATAATTGTTAACCGGGGAAACAACTACACATGGAACGGCCAGGCATCgatctgtgttttttttttcccaTGACGTACatgaattatgatttatgagTTAGAAACTAGAATATCTAAAATTTagatgttttaaattttaaatttttattttaaaagataaaataaaatctaCCATACAagtaatttgaaaataaatataGGAAAATTTGCATTGTATCACATATATAGGTGTTTTTTACGGTAAAATTAATGGTCTAACACACATATAAATACGTAGGCTAGGAGTTAGGATGCAGTTATAAACGaaaattaatatattattatttttatatttattttttatttaaaaattcacaTTTGTTAATacaataatttctcctaaattaaAGTACAGATTTCCTATATATACGAATTATTTTAGCTTACAAGTTGATATAAATTAGgctaaatttaacaaaaataatccTCACAATAATTGCGTGTAAACACGCGCTTACTCAATCGTTTCAATAGCGCACTTAAATTATAAAAgacacttcttcttcttcgatcaaAATTCCAATCCTAAAGATTCAAACGACGCTCGAAATCTCTCAAGAAACTGTCAAAATCGTCGCGAAACTCAAGGAAACCTATAAAAAACTTCAAAATCtccataaaaatacaaaaacaaaagaaaaaagattatTCAAGGTATTATTTTACTAATCGTCCAAttttttcacttttctctttctCATTTCGAACGCAAAATACTAGATAGTTGTATTTCTATTTATTAAGTAGATTCATTATGTATTCTTGATTTAAAATACATACTATTATTCTCGTCATACTATTCAATCAGTGATAACTGTTTTACATACTGTTTCGTGTCTAGTTTAACATATATTTTCATGTTTTTTGTGCATATTTGGAACTGAGTTTCTATAAATAGAAACTTTCATTATATTTTAAGTAAATTCGAATGTAACTGGTGATGTTGTTCTTGAATATTGTTCTTGTGCTTCTGGTGTCATtttatgcatgttttgttgaCTTGAATATCATTTTGAACTCATATTATGTCATGTAATCTACAAAATAATAAAGGTATATATGGCTGATATTTCGGTATATATCAAGCGAATTCGACTGTAACTGGTGCTATTGTCCTATCCCTAGTGTAACTAGAAACAGAATATTGTCCTTGTACTTCTAGTGTAATTTTATTTGTGTTTGATTGATTTGAATattatttttaactcatattaTGTCATGTAATCTAAAAGATACTAGAGGTGTATATGGCCGATATTTCGGTTTATATGAAACAAATTCAACTATAATTGTTGCTGTTGTCCTATCCCTGGTGTAACTAGAAACAGAATATTGTTCTAGTGCTTCTGGTGTCATTTTATCCATGTTTGGTTGACTTGAATATCATTTTGAACTCATATTATGTCAtgtaatctaaaaaataatagaGGTGTATATGGCTGGTATATATTTCGGTGTATATCAAGCGAATTCAACTGTAACTGGTGATGTTGTTATCTATTAACCTTATTTTTTTATTCCTTACAATAAAAGTGACAAATAAGAATCATGCTGCACCAAAATATAATGTAAGCACATATATCTTATACCAACTCAATTGTTtttttgtataaatatagttTATTTAAATGATTCTTGTTTCGTTTGTTTACAAAAAAAAACTCGTGATTTGAGATGCTCGACAAGACTCCTGAATGAAAAGTTACAAAACATGAGCAATGAAAAGAAGGCCATCATCCAGGAATTGTGATTTGATGGTTTGATGCACATCCCTCCAATAAATGTGCCGCATAAGCTCTTGAAAGAGTTGGCAtattcttttgatttgataagaaACACATTGGACACCTAGTACGGTGTGTTGACCATCAACCAGGAAAATATAGAAGCGGCCCTCAGCTTGAATGCATCTTGTAACACcttcactatcagaatgtcacgcttccggctgctcTACTCTGAtggcaagaagtattacgacgacttcatatacttaataataaaataagagcCTTTGACTCGAAATCGTATCATTGTTCTTTTTTGAAAAACGgaaaaaaatactttttaaataaaacaaaacaaacatatacatatacaaaattaatttatttttcaaaatcaaaccgcttccaaaatcaattcatttttcatatctcaaattatttccaaaGCTGATTCATTCACATTATTAAATTAACTCCAAAACCATGAAAAAAAACCATTTTTTCATACTATTCAACTAAATACTCTACAAACCAATTTCTCGTCAATAACTGCACACCACTCAAATAATCAGTAATTCAGTCCAACAAACAACCACGTCCATAAGGAAAATAAAATGACAGAAATATATTTTTCACTTcattatctatttataacaattctgtaatataaaataagttttaagAAAACTCCTACCTCGACAAGTCGAAACACAAACCTTTTTCCTCGGCCCTAAAACAAAGACAACCGCGACCTTAGCTCCACTCGCTTCCGCTACAACATAAGCAACCTTAATCGCAACATGTGGCCCCGAAGACTAAATCCTAAAACATTAACATCGCAAGAATCTTAACAACATACAATAGAACAACGACTAAAAGAGTTCAAAACTGAAACATGGAATAGCTTACCGTACTAAAGAGGAACGACTAAACCGAGTAGCCGCAACGACAACAACACTCCCTGTAACAATGGCTCAGAGCAAAGACGGTAGCAGTGGGATGGTGGCTCCGACGGCGGCGTACAATAGGAAAACTCGCAGTGACTGTATAACCTGACGCAGACAACCTCAGTAACAACTTACGGTAGAACCAACTTAACAGAAAAGAAGATCTGAGGCAAGATTAGAGCTTACCAAGCAGACCTGGGCTTCAGTGGCGGTTTTTGGTGGCAGCGGCGGCGGCGTGGAGCTCTGGCGATGCAGCAGCAAGCATAAATGGCGGCGAGCAGATCGGTGAGGGCGGCCATCCTTCCAGCAGCGGCGGCCATCCTTCCAGCAGTGNNNNNNNNNNNNNNNNNNNNNNNNNNNNNNNNNNNNNNNNNNNNNNNNNNNNNNNNNNNNNNNNNNNNNNNNNNNNNNNNNNNNNNNNNNNNNNNNNNNNNNNNNNNNNNNNNNNNNNNNNNNNNNNNNNNNNNNNNNNNNACGGTGACGGCTCGGTGGTGTGGTCTCCCTCCAAGGTCCGAGGACGACGCGAAGATGGCGTTGAGGCGTGGTGCAGCGGTGGCACGACTTCTCTGCTCCCTCAACTCCGCGTTCTTTCTCTTATTCCCAAATCTCCTCTCTTCTGTGTCAGTAGCAGCGGCAACGGTGGTAGTGACGCCCACCGCGCCACCTTCCCTTCTTCCCCCTCTCCTTGCTCTCCGCGGTCCCCTTCCCTcttccccttttctttctttttcttcctttcttttctttctttctttcttcagtTGCTGTGTTATGTGTTGAGTGTGTGTTGTGTGTGTGTGACCGTGAGTGAGAGAGGGTGcggcgtgtgtgtgtgtgtgtgttagtgtGGGTAAGGGTAGAAAATTAGGTTTAGATAAAATTAGGGTTATGTTAGATATTTTATTAAAACTTTAGGTGTAGTagtgtaattttataaaataaataaaagataggataataattaaaaataaaattaaatataaaatattcatCTTTAAAATACCTTTCAATTACAAATTTGTAAATTAGTTTCAATTAAatgctaattaaataaaaactggAGATAGataaattaattctcctttatttataaaataaagttaaaaatataaatatttaaaattaaagcatataaaatattcactatttttcaattataagaactctaaataaaaaataagagtttactcaacttttatataaaaatctctaaaATATAGTCTTAATAAATATAATGcatcataaataattaattaataacttttaaaaatttaggggtcttacatcctaccccacttataaaaatttttgtcctcgaaaattgaCTTAATATACAAATTACTAAAATAGTTTTGAATACTTTAGAAAAGCAGAGGTCTTGGCAGATATATGTATATAATTTTCCCAAATATCAAATAATTTGTAAAACTTAGGTGTAAGGAAAAAGCGTGGTTTAAAGTAAAAGTGCCAAGATGGTTCAAAACAAGAATGTCACACGGGTTACTAACCAAAACTTGAAGCACAAGAAGGTACAAGTGTTCCAGTTAGGTTTTTGCAAAAACAAAGCGGTATCTAGATAGCAAAAGTTTGAAAACAGGTTGACATAAACAAACAGGATAACGTCTGCATACAGACCTCGTACCAACTTCAAAACTTCAACCTCCCAACTCCATCAGTCACTTCACAACCTCCTAACCCGTCACAAGCCTAATCATCCGTAACTTTTTTCAAGGAACAAAACTCTCACAACTTCTCATAATGTTGCACACTTACCACTTCACCTTCCATATTCTTAAACCACTTCTTAAAGAACCAACGCATCGCATTACTATCTAAAGGTTGCACGTGACATTAAATCAATCCCCGAGTTTAATCAGAAGGGTACTAAATCTTAGTAAAAGGACAAGCGACCAGGACAATATCCACAAGAATTTGAAAGAATTGTTGGGGTCACAAGTAATCGAGGATGTACAAGGAATGAAGAGGGTCGGAAAGAAAAATCAGTTTGACAACCTCAGGAACGACCCTCGAATCAGAGAAGACCGATaggaacaacaaaagaaaaatcaGTGTGGTAGTTTGAAACAAAGTCAAGCTGAGTTAAAGAAGTATAAAATCATAGAAGAAGATTAACTAGAGTCAGTGATGACGCTCACAAGGTTTAAAAATTTATGATTAAGAATACCTTCTAATACATTTGAATATAAAGAATGAAAAAATTAAGGAAGATCACCTCATGCTCTAGAAGAAAAGGTATACAACCCACATTTTGCAAAAGGATGACAGAAACATATATCAAAACTGCAATATggctaaaagaaaaattaaattgtaTTTCTCCGAATAGTTTCCAAGTAAAAGGCAGAATAGGTGAGGCTTgaaaaaatgaaattcaattgTGTTAAGGCCAAAATAATGTCTCACCATTCTCGAAAGACATGTAGGTACTAAATCAAATAAAGTTGTGCAATGGAATCGCGGCAAGGTTGGAAAGAGTCAAATTTTGTTGGAAAGGAAAGTCTGGGGTAAAATTTTAAACTACACAAACTttcaaagttcatattcaaactcCATTTAGAAAAGAAATTTCGAGGTAAAGTTTTCTTATAGGTTagtaaaggaaataagtgatgCGTTGTAAACAAACAGGTTTCTGCTAAATAAGGAAGCTTtttaaaacttcatttaaaatagcgcatgccaactttaaaacaACTTTGTCCAATTTAAAGAATAGCTATGGATGGAATTAAGCGagaaaaattgatttaaaatttcTTAAGAAGGGACtccaaaatttgtttttaaaaaaaattcacatcAAAACTTCAAGAATACACTTGAAATTGCCATCACCTAGGGACATTCAAGCATATTAAGGTGTACCGAAAAAGAAATCAAGTTATATGAGAAAGAATCTTAAATCAAgggagttcaaacaagatccacaaggcatgaaacatcaaacaagctttcaatcgaTCTAAAAGAATACAAAACTCGTAaggaaagacaactcaatcaataGTGAACTTTTGAGAAAGAACCACTGACTAAACAAAGACAAATAAGAGGATAAACGGTGCACTTAATGGAAACGAATTTAAGTTGACTTGGATGAGTATGAGATTCACAAGAAAAGGAAAACTAAGACTAATGGTGACGTTCACAAAAGTTAGAGagtaattaaaaacagaatcaaatatGACATTCACAAaaatgaaaagcttaagaagggaATTGGTCCGTTCATAAGAAAAAAGACacgagtccaacattttcaaaagaacaacaattgtATAGACAATGTGTTATACTAtactaaattcaaattaaaaataaattaggtgaagTTTATTAAACGAGAATCAACTGGAAAGAGACAAAAATCTTTCTTTAAAGAATAtctaaatacataatcaaataaatATATTTGTAAAAGCTATAATATAGTTGTTGGAAAATCAAGttgtatttttaaaataagtaTATTTTCACAAACTAATAAAAGAACTGGCGAGGTATTGGGAGTAAATAATTTTTAACTGCATAAAGAATTTTCAAAGTTTTATTCAGAGAATGTtatatcaaatcaaaaatgaTTTTATAAAGGCTTTAAGAATAATGGTTGTAAATATAGTCAAGTAAGAGAAAAGTTAAATCACAACTCTTTTAAAAAGAACTCGGAATAGGGGCTTAAAGGAATACACTGCatcaaaacaaattcaaaattgTACCAAATAATACATGGATCAAGAAAAGAGTTCAAACAAAGAAAGATAAACACACCAAGGACGTTAAGCAGACATATGCGTCTAGGATCAAACGAGGGAGCATATGAACAGAAGAATAAGATTGAAGAAACATCAACTTACTTCCCAAAAGAAATAGCAATTGAGGACTCTAAAGTAAACTTATAAGAGAACAAGTCACATGGCATCAGTAGAAATAAGACACTTAACCGAGTAACtttgagaaatagtttctaacgttctCAAAACCCACGATTCGCATTATCTGTGACTcgcatatcatctatgataacccattggtacttccatatacataattcactagtgttaAGCCAGCCAAACTTAATACTAGGAATTATGTAAGGCAAGAttaatggcattaatcaatagaccgtcatgtgcataaatcTCGAATTCTCGTTATCTGAACGAGACCTATTACATGACAAATGCTCAGAACATGCAAttaaagcatagtcggtccattcctcaggctctacaggaatgaccgctctgataccatcatgtaacaccctcactatcagaatgtcacgcttctggctgcgcTTCTCTGAtggcaagaagtattacgacgacttcataTAGTTAATAacaaaataggagcctttgactcgaaaTCGTATCACTGTTCTTTTTTGAAAAGCGGAAAAAGAatactttttaaataaaacaaaacaaatatatacatgtacaaaacttcttactcaaataacttatacatattatatacatacaaatcatacaactcctatccctcttacataaTATAATATTGATGGCAAggggtaaataaataaaaactaaatatcATTATCGACTAAGCGAAACGCAATACAACCCTTCGTGAGCTTTTTCATCCGTCTCCTAAAAAAGATAAAGCTGTAAGGGGTGAGAatctaaccacacggtctcaccacagagtttcagaattgtcataatAAGATATTTAAAGAGAAATCTATTTTTAAGCTCAGTGATTATTGTTCGCcctttgaatattttaaaaactAACAACTAGTCATCTAAAAACCTTTCTCgaaaatcaatatttaaatatctaGAAATctaaaacctttcttttcttataaggaAATCTTAATCataaaccaaccacgcaatcaatcaatacaatcatcaattcagcaccaaagctcattctcaaaagtagcacaccaggacaaacacaagcaaaacaaacaaggaaagcacaggtttaggtagcagttacagcaaatagttcaggtCGCAGGTAATaacagtttaacaattaggcaaacaaaaacaaattcaaacccatgcaaagcatacaaatgcatatgatgcatgcctatacTATgcctaatgagctcatctgtcggttatacagccaacccgacaagcctgatttgctaaacccttggactgtcccccgacgtgcatccccatgagtctatgcatagttttttctcatatatatatcaaatcgctcaatAGGAGTACCATTCCCGGGAGTTTATAAGTGCCCGGTTACCCTTACGTCGTAGGATCAACAGAGtattgagtctcaacctggagtaagtggtggcaagccactgcgtctatccagggaaactcgtgtctcagataattcaaataaataagccatatgaatatttcaatcataattcatcaatatccATATCATTCTCaatattatcatcattcatcagttcatatctcatttccaaattcattcaagaATATACTTTAAAATCAATTCTCATAATCCTTCActcaaattcaatcatcatcatccatCCTCCC from Arachis ipaensis cultivar K30076 chromosome B09, Araip1.1, whole genome shotgun sequence includes these protein-coding regions:
- the LOC107617447 gene encoding alpha-methyl-mannoside-specific lectin, translated to MAISKKILPLLSIATIFLLLLNKAHSLDSLSFSYNNFEQDDERNLILQGDATFSASKGIQLTKVDDNGTPAKSTVGRVLHSTQVRLWEKSTNRLTNFQAQFSFVINSPIDNGADGIAFFIAAPDSEIPNNSAGGTLGLFDPSTAQNPSANQVLAVEFDTFYAQDSNGWDPNYQHIGIDVNSIKSAATTKWERRNGQTLNVLVSYDANSKNLQVTASYPDGQSYQVSYNVDLRDYLPEWGRVGFSAASGQQYQSHELQSWSFTSTLLYTSPHYLKLGRFMI
- the LOC110266265 gene encoding uncharacterized protein LOC110266265 isoform X2; translated protein: MPLSHRRWTLEGDHAIEPSPPNCCRATEPRRERECAKRERRPVLPPPPRLAAVACSVAAPGGGWPSFYCRRDPLPFQLPLPGPVATAGRMAAAAGRMAALTDLLAAIYACCCIARAPRRRRCHQKPPLKPRSACHCEFSYCTPPSEPPSHCYRLCSEPLLQGVLLSLRLLGLVVPL
- the LOC110266265 gene encoding uncharacterized protein LOC110266265 isoform X1; translated protein: MPLSHRRWTLEGDHAIEPSPPNCCRATEPRRERECAKRERRPVLPPPPRLAAVACSVAAPGGGWPSFYCRRDPLPFQLPLPGPVATAGRMAAAAGRMAALTDLLAAIYACCCIARAPRRRRCHQKPPLKPRSAWLYSHCEFSYCTPPSEPPSHCYRLCSEPLLQGVLLSLRLLGLVVPL